The following are encoded together in the Pygocentrus nattereri isolate fPygNat1 chromosome 15, fPygNat1.pri, whole genome shotgun sequence genome:
- the LOC108429490 gene encoding mast cell protease 4-like, whose translation MALFSLMLLAAVLPYLGHSASVKVGIINGTEAKPHSRPYMVSLQMGGRHMCGGFLVSDQFVMTAAHCYMNRPRFTAVLGAHDVSNSAEGSVHMEVVAYYPHQQFNLRNLDYDIMLLKLRSKVTASASINWIALPQRDEDIPANTVCSVAGWGGTAAFHPPTNRLMETKITIIDRHSCGQYWRLTTRMVCAHYPGGSCQGDSGGPLVCNNVAAGIVSFGERRCDSTLRPNVYARISGFLPWISYIITRG comes from the exons atggctctcttctctctgaTGCTGCTGGCTGCTGTGCTACCGTACCTGGGCCACTCTG ccagtGTTAAAGTTGGTATAATAAATGGCACCGAGGCTAAACCTCACTCCAGACCCTACATGGTCTCCCTCCAGATGGGTGGACGACACATGTGTGGCGGCTTTCTTGTATCTGACCAATTCGTCATGACGGCTGCGCACTGCTATATGAA CCGACCAAGATTTACAGCAGTGCTGGGTGCTCATGATGTGTCAAACAGTGCAGAAGGCTCCGTCCACATGGAAGTGGTGGCTTACTACCCCCATCAGCAGTTTAATTTACGTAATCTAGACTACGACATCATGCTTTTGAAG TTGCGTTCAAAAGTCACAGCATCTGCATCTATCAACTGGATCGCCCTACCTCAAAGAGATGAGGACATCCCGGCCAACACGGTCTGCAGTGTAGCTGGCTGGGGAGGCACAGCAGCCTTTCATCCCCCGACTAACCGTCTTATGGAGACAAAAATCACGATCATAGACAGGCACAGTTGTGGTCAATATTGGAGATTAACCACAAGGATGGTGTGTGCACATTATCCTGGAGGATCTTGTCAG GGAGACTCTGGGGGTCCTCTGGTGTGTAATAATGTTGCAGCGGGTATTGTTTCTTTTGGTGAGAGGCGCTGTGATTCAACATTAAGGCCAAATGTTTATGCCAGAATTTCCGGCTTTCTGCCCTGGATCAGTTACATTATCACAAGAGGCTAG